Sequence from the Crassostrea angulata isolate pt1a10 chromosome 9, ASM2561291v2, whole genome shotgun sequence genome:
GCCAATAGAAAATGTTACAAAAGTCATCCAAACAGACGCACAAAATCAAAAGCCCACGCTATAGCTCGGCGTTTTGATGGAAGCGACCGTTCACAGTAAGTTGATGGAAATGAGTTGATAATTAACATAAATTACTGTACACAGGATTCTTTTGCCCTGTGTTTTGTTTCATACCCTCTACCATTGTTAACGGTTCCGCAACGTCTTGAGTTCGCCCAGATGCAGTGtgttaagaaagaaataatttgagacatttgaATTCGCCCAGTGTTAGATTTGCCTGCTGACGACGTAGAAGAAAGGAGCAATTTAAATTGGAGGCAAAGTTCTCCTTGTATACagcatatttttgaatttttaatgatccttaaattgtatttataacAGAATTACCAATTAAGCGCTGAATATTAAGTAAATTCtatttagtaaaaaagaaaataatttcttaGTACGCTGTTTTCACTTAAACTTCAGGTTCCTATGGTCTAAGtacttttcaatatttacattttttaaatatagtttaTCTTGACTTGTTTGATGAGTAGAATGAATtatggattttaaaaaagtatgattAAACAATAGttactttgtttacattttagacGTTCTTTATTATCCAGCGACGCCTCCAACAGTAGGAGACAGAGTACGTATACAAGCATCTACTGATGCTGAATATGATTAAACTTATGATCGTGAgcatttgtcaataaattttTGTTGCTATCAACTAAAATGAGAGGGttgtaaaaaattcttttttaaaattgaatatttcaattcaaGTTTGTCAATTGTTGGTGCTTTTATCCAGGAGAATTCTCGTCGGGAGGATCACTTGAAAAGAATGACCAGGGAACTCAATCAGAAATATCAATGGCAGATGGAACCCTTTGGTACATGTTTCCATTGTGTAAGTTCAAAACACTACGCGTATCAATcaaggtttttttgtttgtttgttttttttaggggggaggggggctagATGCAGAGGCGAGTAATATTGTGTaactatatcaattttttttatctatcttattatttagtttaaattaaATGTTGAGTAACTAAAGGTGTTAAACTGTAAAACATTAATCTAAATTACAGCACAAACTCTATTAACAcgatttttaaccgggttttccaacgaaaaaatccggttattaaaatggcgggcgggcgggcggctgccaaaagggtaccctcattgtacggataactcctcctacagttctcaagataggaattgttcttttgcagatcaattgtacatatatcagaggtgtgcatattgctaggattttaaattctgataatttatcgaaaaaataccagcttttgaacttacgcattttttggcaaaatattgcatatagggtaccctcattgaacggataactcctcctacagttctcaagataggaagttgttcttttgcagattaattgtacatatatcagaggtgtgcatattgctaggattttgatttctgattatttatgaaaaaaatactagcttttgaacttagtcattttttggcaaaatgttgcatatagggtactccatttcactggatacgggttgacatggattatggatacagttcacataaaagaaaacccggtttgctgtcacattgacagcatTTCACTTGTTCATTATTATGGTTgtaaatttgttaaatatttattgaataaaaatttatttaattaaagaacAGCCACTATTAACACGATTTTCAATATTAcagtttttttattacaattctATTAGGTCCTTTTGATTGGAGTTCCTCGGACACGGCGTCATTTCCGGATTTTCCTCACTGTAACAATTTGGACATCAACTTATTGCTACAAGGTTTTTGGCATCATTAACTGACCTAAAATACACTTTTGCTTTTATCACAGACGAATTGAAGAAGTGGAAAATGTTAAGATTTCTAAATAGACATAATAGATATTTTTTCTTAGCAGCTTACTGATTGGCTAAAACCAAACATTCTAAgaaaaataacatgttattatCACCCAAACGTAACGTAAAGGTGAAcataattgattttttctaCTTTGCTATAATTGTTTATCATTAGAGTAATGAAATTCTCACTGGTTTCGGCAATGATTTTAGCCTGGTGTTCagaaactaaaaaataaaggtGATGAAATAACAACGaatttattatgtttatattattttgtgACTGGATCATACAATAAAActattattgtatttgataaaacaattattgtttTGGCTTTTTATCAGTACAAAAGATCGTATGGACCTTAATAAACTTATCATAACTATGTCATTATATTGCATAAACACATTAAGAAGTGTTAAAAGATATATCTTATCAACCTAAAACATCATAACTATgtaattatattgcataaacaCATAACGgagtttaaataaatatataaaaattatgatttatcaATTTATCGACCTAAAAAAGAAACATAACTATATAATTAGTTTATTGCATAAACACATAAGAAGTGTAAatagatatttaatttatatgatttatcatatcgatatataaaaatatataaaaaaaacatcttaaaagtgttattatattgaataaatacataaagaagtgtaaatgaatgtataaatgaaatgattgttttaacaGTTGGCACATATACTAGAATATTCTATATTTCCTTACTTAAAGCATTCCAATCTCAATGGGACCCTACCACAGAACAAGACATGAAACCGATGGCCGAGCATCTAGAAGAACTCAAAGCAAGGATTCAGAGTAAGAATGTTCTCTTATAAACGAATATATTGCTTACATTAACATTGCCCGATGCCTATATGTAATTTATTagtgtaatatatttacataattaaagATGttcaattcaaatcaaatcaatgaaATGCATTGGTAAATTCGTTTAGCATTGCaacggtttaaaaaaaatgttattttcttggataaaaaaattaaaagtgtatATGCTTTGCATGTATATAAGACTATATCTCGATACTTTGTATATCTCgagaaacaaactttaaaagcGTTTATActcataaataaaatgaaaattgagaaaaacaaatgtataaataatagaaaaaccaaaacaaatataaaaatgaaaaatatggaagacattaattttttaaatacgtTTAGTGTGTCGTGACTAAATAAGATGAGTTTTATCGTTTATGAAGTTCTTATCACAATGTACTAATCCATTTGagtaaattatatttcaatttcgTACTGGTAAGtacttattgttttttttcccaCAGAATGGCTTAAAGACAATGAATGAAAAGCAGTCCTTTCTTCTCCTGCAATTGTTTCTCTAATTTTGAACAAGTTACAGGGATAACGCAACAGATAAAAAGTTTTTGTGGGTTGATATTATCTTTACTTTATGTATTCAATGAATTGATGATCATAagctatttgatattttaaaaggaaatgttAATGCGATTTACTAACTTCTAgatcaattaaaattttcaataatatgtGTTTGGGTTTCAAAAAaggtcattttttcatttgtgtttagatgtgtttacatggtgttattgttgttgttgtgcataaattgtattttttattcttaattaccttctttttaattgtttaattcactttacaaaagtaaaaaaaatgaaaagtaggttttgaaatagaagaaaatattgcttttagttaaatgatattttgttaTGTCCATGAATCTGTAGGTGTATAAGAGTTCATAAGTTATACTTATCAATCAAAATGTGAAGTAATTGAAATGGACAATAATAATGATTATAATAGCAATGTACATGAAATTGAAGATGTTTTGACAGCCAATCTTAttgtacacaaaaaataaatatagtctcaaaaataattctttgcTTTTTATTGACTTGAAGCAATTTAAAAAACTTTCGTTATATCAGCTATTTGCGTTGTTTGCTTCTTAGAAAGGGGTGAatgcttttaacaaaataaaaataccaaacTATTGTACTTACAAACTGTCAACATatcatatggatttttttttcgaacaTAAAACGGAACATAAAGACattgtattttcaaaatcatcaaGCAATATCAGATAAGACAATCAAaacctttatttttaaataatattttgatatccaAAATACAACCGACACTTTTAATTTGGACTGGACATGTAACGtgcaataatttaattctgagtGTAACACCTAATTTGATTGGCTATACaagtttatatacatgtgtatatcgtATATATATGACTAAACCTGCCTACTTCAAAATACGACTTGTGTGCAAAATGTGTTAATTCGCTTGACGTTAGTATACGTTTAAATCTTGTACAAATTAAcgttattaaaattaaatattaaataattggCCTTATTTTCTGAATTTAGTCGTAGAAAACTCAATAAGAAAtgaatataattaattttttaaattatggtatacggtatatttttaacataaatctgGACAGTTTATactttcattataaaataaatgaaatcgatagcagattttacttttaaaaatggtcTATGGAACAACGAGAAAACATTATGCTGAAAGTAtcttaaaacattgattttaaattcgtattgtatttttaaactaTGATCAAACTTAATAAATGGATTACGCCAAAGTGAAATTTGTACATCTTCTATGTAAAATGATTACAAAGAGCATACATATATAATGATCCCTCATCCGAGCATAATTTTAGGGATGTGAAGGATAAGATACATTATATGTAATGAGCCTTAGGCTCAGTAGGGTATTATATAACTTGGTTTTCTTTTGTAGCATAACTTTTGAGTTGTTCATTTCAAATACGTTAAAAACATGAGATAATTATTGAGCTATCGCATTGATATTAGCACCTAGAGTCCCGTTATTAGATTAAATACCAATGTGACAATTGGAATaactttttgaataatttttttttcaattggttTAAGTTTCAACTTGGAAATATGCATACTAGCTTTTAACCATCATCCTTCAGTGTATTTGTTACCAAAACTTGCTTCCCAGTTCTAAATGGATGCGTTTGTTTCAACTAAATAATAAATGTGTAGATTAAGTCttctataaaaattatcaacattGTTTAACCACcatgtaattttttaacagTTTCCTCTGAATAATGCGTTATTGAATCATAGCTGGAATTTTGTTTAAACTTCCTAGTTTGACtctttttatatttctatatccaaaagtaaaaaaaaaattgcactgAATGTAATAACAATTAGACAAATTAAAGACGCGATCTTCCGAATTGGGACTGAATGATCTAGCAACATCTCCAACATATTGTCTTGATTTTAGAGATTATTTCTTCggttagcaaaaaaaaaaactttaaaatttatcgAATCAATAATAAGCCCAAAAATTTACTCTTTGAGTTGATGTCTTCACTGACTTCTAATGATTTTGTGAGAACCCAAGATTATCTAAATCACTCATTACTATTTCACTTTTTGCTTCAAAATTCTTATTAATAATAAGAGAACCGTTGATATTGTAACAACACTGTATCCATTGCTCTGAAAGCTGCAAATACTGGTGTATATACCTTAGTAAAAACCTCTCGCTGCTGAGTATATGCTTTTCAAACAGAATGACATACAGGAcatcatatttattgctttcatatcttttggcaacatttttgaCCAGTGTCGGGCaaaaacaagccagttcaagaaatgtttacattcttatcctcaaatgttcaagatggccgcacatccccatTAAGAGTTCCAACCCTTAATTGACACTGCGCATTACTTCCTCGCCGCTAACTTTCGAATATGTTATATGACCTacgagtatttttttttaatgttgcaaACTCTCTTGACGCTATCAAAGCTTGAATTAGCTATATGTCAATTTCAATGGCTCCTCAGAGTTTTGGATATGTTCAATTTTTGTGACGTCCACGTTCACGTCCATACTAGGGACCACGCAATTTTCTGTGTCAAGGCACATGTCGAAATTCATTAGAATCTCTATGTGTGCATCGAAAACCTTGCTTGTGGCCAAGcaacaaaaagtttttttaaccaaaatatttaGCGATGTAATGAACGTAACAATCTCTCATCCTGATCTTAACGacatttttagatatatttaaacCAATTTTACACATTAGTCAAATTGATATATGCGTCAGGATACAAAAGATGTGGAGTATATATTGGTTTGGGGCAATCGCATAAGCAGTTAAATGCGTTGTTGTAGGCAGTGTTTTAAGACTAGCCTTTTGTTAGCTGTGGGTATCTAGTTCCCGGtttaaaaaaataggtttgACGACCGGGAACCTAAGGTTTCAATGTGCGTTTTGAAGTTGCAATTTTCGGCAAACAAGATATTGGGCTAGTTTTGGAATGATTATTCTAATTTCTACAAATATGTTACAGAAAAAAtggtaatattatattttgcaggCAATTTACTACTGTTATTCATACCTGCCTTAGACTTTCTCGGAAATAAGCTAACCGACATCGTAGAATAAAGTTCAATTCACGTGCAGATTTTGTGAGTCGCCATAATTTGCATAAAAACAAACTGCACCAGCTCACTTTACTGGGCTGGAGATGATGCCCAAAGGAATATTATTGGGAAGTGGAGTGACGATTTTTGTAGTAAATCGTCTGAGGATTTTTTTGTATAAGATATGTTTGGAAAAAATCACTAATCAGTCAAAAGCTAGCGCAATTTTGCAATTCgtacatgtacctctgactGTTTTTAGTCCGGAGCTACAAACCTACATCTATCTATATCCTTTTTTGCATCTTCCAAAGTCGATGGTTTCTGACCCGTTCCGCTCTACATAAACCCTTTACCGAAAAGACAATACATATGCGGGTTAACGATTACGTCATCTAGTAAGTGTACTCATTTTGGTACTTTTGTGATCGCTTGTTCTGACCAATCAGAGAATGTGTTATCAACAGAAACAATATAGCAGTATGACTGCTCCCATAAACAAAATCGAATTTGTACAAAAGATATATTCACTCGGACTAAAGACCGATAGCAGTAAGTCAAATACTTACTAGTCCGTCTCAAATTTATTTGACAACGGTTCAACATTGATCGATGCACACTTCACATCATTATTCAAACAACGTTTCTTACTGGATCATGCAAACTTTTATGACACTAACCAGCGTGCGAGGTTTCTAACCCCGTTAAACTTTGCCTATTCGGTCAAGGGTTTATGTAAAGtcgagcggatcagaaacccttgacttggaaAGATGCCTTTTTTGAGAACTCGGAAGGAATTGAAGtgtattaaaaacaaacaaaatcaaaatattttctccACAGACAACATTTATTGCAATGAAAAATTAACATGAACTCAATACAATAGCAATCTATTCTTCACCATGATTTTCCTTTAGCAATTCtcgatttaaaatatatacatatccTTGTTGCAAGGAATTCTTTTCTCTACAGAAAATGATTCCACCTGCTACAATGTCTCAAAATATTGCCTCACTGAGTTGATGTCCAGATTCATATTGCGAGGACATGATGGAGAGGTCGCCATGTTCAAAAGATTCCTCACAATTGGACCTAAATGAAAAGCAAGCCAAACATTTAACaaaacgaatttttttttatcgttgtGTCATATATAATACCGATTTATGATGATGAAGCATTTTTCTTTGTCAAACAC
This genomic interval carries:
- the LOC128163784 gene encoding uncharacterized protein LOC128163784, with the translated sequence MKKLSNSSANRKCYKSHPNRRTKSKAHAIARRFDGSDRSQRSLLSSDASNSRRQREFSSGGSLEKNDQGTQSEISMADGTLWYMFPLCPFDWSSSDTASFPDFPHCNNLDINLLLQAFQSQWDPTTEQDMKPMAEHLEELKARIQKWLKDNE